In one window of Gossypium hirsutum isolate 1008001.06 chromosome A01, Gossypium_hirsutum_v2.1, whole genome shotgun sequence DNA:
- the LOC107958031 gene encoding uncharacterized protein has protein sequence MAFKTFTASIKLLIDQERNKVLLAEAGNDFIDILRSLLKLPLGNIGLLFRKNKSLLTGCLDNLNNSVENLSLNSFRTHACKRMLLYPRSIHKDKPVQYFTCKKRGCGLLSYYETSRCSCGKLMNSEIYLEEMERDGVKDENEGGFSKVESRFFITDDLRVMKGLPGDLIQFLNKLGIKDVNMNAVKELEIGSKEIFNLLSHSLISKTTLTDVFLRKQGTMLVERPLLIGPSAKETTAKDGKTRVKIMERKSDRKILYAEANEDFVDLLFSLLTIPLESVLQLVGDSYIMAGSIFNLFNDLNTIFSIAKPKTLQDYGWPKRIFSFLTHPLGSVYEFVTKSKNSKKVVLPPFYSCPNEIPDICSQQPPAYCLVTDSSSENRRYYLDSAINKREGPLKLLDPKSPEPNTTNSSGYVEKNSLFVITDDLVVKPLSSVSSISLLKEIGVAVDDVEEQVITIGGIEALGLLRACLCSSSALSDLMKVYV, from the exons ATGGCTTTTAAAACATTCACGGCTTCAATCAAACTGTTGATAGACCAGGAAAGAAACAAGGTACTTCTTGCTGAAGCTGGGAATGATTTTATTGATATTCTCCGCAGCCTTCTTAAGTTGCCGCTTGGAAACATTGGTCTACTCTTTCGCAAAAATAAAAGCCTGCTGACCGGTTGCTTGGATAACCTAAACAACAGCGTCGAGAATCTGAGCCTCAACAGCTTTCGAACCCATGCATGTAAGCGTATGTTGCTTTATCCGAGAAGCATTCATAAAGACAAGCCAGTCCAGTATTTTACATGCAAAAAGAGGGGATGTGGTTTGTTGAGTTATTATGAAACTTCTAGATGCTCTTGCGGGAAGTTGATGAATAGTGAGATATATTTAGAAGAAATGGAGAGAGATGGGGTAAAAGATGAAAATGAGGGAGGGTTCAGTAAAGTAGAATCCAGGTTTTTCATCACTGACGATTTAAGAGTGATGAAAGGATTACCAGGTGATCTCATTCAATTCCTTAATAAGTTGGGTATCAAGGATGTTAATATGAATGCTGTCAAAGAACTTGAAATTGGTTCAAAAGAG ATATTTAATCTTTTAAGCCATTCATTGATCTCAAAGACTACTCTGACCGATGTTTTTCTAAGAAAACAAGGAACGATGTTAGTTGAACGGCCCCTGCTCATAGGTCCAAGTGCCAAGGAGACAACTGCAAAAGATGGCAAAACAAGAGTGAAGATAATGGAGAGAAAGTCAGATAGGAAGATCTTGTATGCTGAAGCAAATGAAGATTTCGTTGACCTCTTATTTAGCCTCCTCACAATCCCTCTAGAATCGGTTTTACAACTTGTAGGAGATAGTTACATCATGGCTGGATCCATTTTTAACTTGTTTAACGATTTAAACACTATATTCTCCATAGCCAAGCCAAAGACTCTCCAGGATTATGGTTGGCCTAAAAGAATATTTAGCTTCCTCACACACCCTTTGGGATCTGTATATGAATTTGTAACGAAGTCAAAGAATTCCAAAAAAGTTGTTCTTCCCCCATTTTATAGTTGCCCAAATGAGATTCCAGATATCTGTTCTCAGCAGCCTCCTGCATATTGTTTAGTGACAGACTCCAGTAGCGAAAACAGGAGATACTACTTGGATAGTGCAATTAACAAAAGAGAAGGGCCCCTAAAACTGTTGGATCCAAAGTCTCCAGAACCGAACACAACGAACAGTTCGGGCTATGTCGAGAAAAACTCACTGTTTGTTATCACAGATGATCTAGTTGTTAAACCATTATCCTCGGTTTCTAGTATTTCTTTACTAAAGGAAATAGGGGTCGCAGTCGATGATGTTGAAGAACAAGTTATTACCATAGGAGGGATTGAA GCGCTCGGTTTATTGAGGGCTTGTTTGTGTTCATCTTCAGCTTTGTCAGATTTAATGAAGGTTTATGTCTAG